Proteins from a single region of Corynebacterium pseudogenitalium:
- the ilvN gene encoding acetolactate synthase small subunit: MAPVQTITRHRLSVLVQDVDGIITRVSALFTRRGYNMVSLVSASTETEGINRLTIVVDASEYSVGQIQKQLNKLVQVIKVQRLDDDATVARSMMLVKVSADNSNRPQVVDAANIFRARVVDVSPESLVIEATGTPAKLRALLEVLEPFGIRELASSGDVALSRGAETMASQS, from the coding sequence ATGGCACCAGTGCAAACAATCACTCGGCATAGGCTGTCGGTGCTTGTGCAGGATGTCGATGGCATCATTACGCGCGTATCCGCTCTGTTTACGCGCCGTGGCTACAACATGGTCTCGCTTGTGTCGGCAAGCACTGAGACCGAAGGCATCAACCGGCTGACCATCGTGGTCGATGCGAGCGAGTACTCCGTTGGGCAGATCCAGAAGCAGCTCAACAAGCTCGTCCAGGTTATTAAAGTCCAGAGGCTTGACGACGACGCCACCGTCGCCCGATCAATGATGCTGGTCAAGGTGAGCGCGGACAACAGTAACAGGCCGCAGGTCGTGGATGCCGCGAACATCTTCCGCGCACGTGTCGTCGACGTCTCGCCCGAGTCCCTCGTGATTGAAGCGACGGGCACGCCCGCAAAGCTGCGGGCGTTGCTTGAAGTACTCGAGCCCTTCGGAATTCGCGAGCTTGCGAGTTCCGGTGATGTCGCGCTTTCGCGCGGCGCCGAAACAATGGCATCGCAATCCTAA
- the ilvC gene encoding ketol-acid reductoisomerase: MAIEVFYDQDADLSIIQGKKVAVIGYGSQGHAHAQNLRESGVDVVIGLREGSKSAEKAKEAGFEVKSNADASAWADVIMLLAPDTSQAEIFRNDIEPNLKAGDALFFGHGLNIHFNLIEPADDIIVGMVAPKGPGHLVRRTFTEGKGVPCLIAVEQDPEGNGRDLALSYAAAIGGARAGVIPTTFEAETVTDLFGEQAVLCGGLEDLIMTGFDVLVEAGYEPEMAYFECLHEMKLIVDLIYEGGMANMNYSISDTAEFGGYLSGPCLIDEGVKDRMRDVLRDIQDGTFTKRLVENVKNGNKELEDLRAKVSSHPIEKTGKELRSMMSWVQNPLNETA, translated from the coding sequence ATGGCTATTGAAGTTTTTTACGACCAGGATGCAGACCTGTCCATCATCCAGGGAAAGAAAGTTGCAGTAATCGGCTATGGATCGCAGGGCCACGCGCACGCGCAGAACTTGCGTGAATCCGGCGTCGATGTTGTGATCGGCCTGCGTGAGGGCTCGAAGAGCGCGGAAAAGGCCAAGGAGGCTGGCTTCGAGGTCAAGAGCAACGCTGATGCTTCCGCATGGGCGGACGTCATCATGTTGCTGGCACCGGATACTTCCCAGGCAGAAATCTTCCGCAACGATATTGAGCCAAACCTGAAGGCTGGCGACGCCCTGTTCTTCGGTCACGGCCTGAACATCCACTTCAACCTGATTGAACCAGCGGACGACATCATCGTGGGCATGGTTGCGCCGAAGGGCCCGGGCCATTTGGTGCGTCGTACGTTTACTGAGGGCAAGGGCGTGCCGTGCCTGATTGCTGTCGAGCAGGACCCGGAGGGCAATGGCCGCGACCTGGCACTCTCGTACGCTGCAGCAATCGGTGGTGCTCGTGCCGGTGTCATCCCGACGACCTTCGAGGCTGAAACCGTCACCGACCTGTTCGGAGAGCAGGCCGTTCTGTGCGGTGGCCTGGAGGATCTCATCATGACGGGCTTCGATGTCCTCGTCGAGGCTGGCTACGAGCCAGAAATGGCGTACTTCGAGTGCCTGCACGAGATGAAGCTGATCGTGGATCTGATCTACGAAGGTGGCATGGCGAACATGAACTACTCCATCTCCGATACCGCAGAGTTCGGTGGCTACCTGTCTGGTCCGTGCCTCATCGACGAGGGCGTTAAAGACCGCATGCGTGACGTGCTGCGTGATATCCAGGATGGCACCTTCACCAAGCGCCTCGTTGAGAACGTGAAGAACGGTAACAAGGAGCTGGAGGACCTGCGCGCCAAGGTCTCCTCGCACCCGATTGAGAAGACCGGCAAGGAACTGCGCTCGATGATGAGCTGGGTGCAGAACCCGCTGAATGAGACCGCCTAG
- a CDS encoding cation diffusion facilitator family transporter: MSHSQDHAHTHDHDHVGDAPLRALLIALGVTSVVFFAELIGGWLTGSMALMADAMHMLSDAAGLIIAVIAVVIGKRAASMKATYGYRRVEVLAAATNALTVLVISVWIVVQAIRRISAPTEIDTAPMMVIALIGLVANAVSAWVLHSQRENSVNVEGAFLHVLVDMLGSVAVLVAGAVIAFTGSQLPDVIASFLIAALVLPRAWSLLRHSLQVLLEQVPPGFDVESVEPALRAIAGVVDIHDLHLWSLDGVSVLATVHVVKHPGEQGARVLDDAQEVLRELGIEHSTIQVELPEHRGHENVC, translated from the coding sequence ATGTCGCATAGCCAGGACCACGCTCACACTCACGACCACGATCACGTCGGCGACGCGCCACTGCGTGCCCTGCTGATCGCGCTGGGAGTCACCAGCGTGGTCTTTTTCGCAGAATTGATCGGTGGCTGGCTCACCGGTTCGATGGCGCTGATGGCCGATGCCATGCACATGCTGTCGGACGCTGCTGGACTGATCATTGCGGTGATCGCCGTGGTGATAGGGAAGCGGGCAGCCTCGATGAAGGCCACGTATGGATATCGGCGCGTTGAAGTACTGGCCGCGGCGACCAACGCGCTGACGGTGCTTGTGATTTCTGTCTGGATCGTGGTGCAGGCCATTCGTCGAATCTCTGCACCTACTGAGATTGACACGGCACCGATGATGGTGATCGCCCTCATTGGCTTGGTCGCAAACGCGGTATCTGCGTGGGTGCTGCATAGCCAAAGGGAAAACTCCGTCAACGTTGAGGGCGCGTTTTTGCACGTACTTGTGGACATGCTCGGTTCGGTTGCGGTGCTCGTCGCCGGTGCGGTGATTGCTTTTACTGGCAGCCAGCTGCCGGACGTTATCGCTTCCTTCTTGATCGCGGCGTTGGTGTTGCCACGGGCGTGGTCGCTGCTCCGTCACTCCCTCCAGGTGCTACTGGAGCAGGTCCCTCCGGGATTCGATGTTGAGAGCGTCGAACCGGCCCTGCGAGCAATTGCCGGTGTGGTGGATATCCATGACTTGCACCTGTGGTCGCTCGATGGGGTGTCCGTATTGGCGACGGTTCACGTGGTTAAGCACCCTGGTGAGCAAGGAGCCCGTGTTCTCGACGACGCCCAAGAAGTGTTGCGTGAGCTGGGGATTGAGCATTCCACGATCCAGGTTGAGCTGCCCGAACACCGCGGCCACGAGAATGTTTGTTGA
- a CDS encoding DUF262 domain-containing protein, with protein sequence MGFTTPSYSLKDLFARAERGELQLPDFQREYIWDVDRIRTLVTSVLRGYPIGSFLALDTRGTPMRFRPRPLEGLEPSVKEPQPGLLLLDGQQRLTSLYHAFKGDGIVPTVDFLGRRIHRQFFVDVRMAVSADPMPVEAVFAVDEEGQIRSHFGPDIPEGIRNREDMLKHGVVPVSLLLWKEGNDLLLDMAADAEDHEMRDAVKLFLNEVMRWMPAYDVPVIRIDRETSQIGVGQIFAHANSAGVQMDVFELLTAMFATQDPDFLLAEHWRGVEKQLREYPALDDIGRIEFLRAMSLLLTSRHGHAVGHRGDILNLSLDDYRQHAQEMADAFKAAAEFMAERCILSVDQVPYTSQIVPLATILARLAEHPQWDRSQESKDRLNRWYWSGVFGELYGAHAPTIRAGLDVTEVTPWVLQETDATPRTVSDATFSESRLLTATEESGVYRGLYALLMARGALDWRTGKPFNRETFAELQPYFNTVFPPAFCDDIGADPVVAQSVLNRTPMGKRTDVLIEDNQPKRYIPRLQSKSLMDDDEFDEVLEGHEMTPIFLLNSQWTEFLADRRERFVGIVEYALDKAVIRDIDGPLESEVDFSEEPEPEVEPAPAAEEPEFEAPEVEQEEPEGEED encoded by the coding sequence ATGGGTTTTACTACGCCAAGCTATTCACTCAAGGATCTCTTCGCGCGGGCTGAGCGCGGAGAGCTGCAGCTACCCGATTTTCAGCGCGAGTATATCTGGGATGTTGACCGCATTCGCACCCTGGTTACCTCAGTCTTGCGCGGCTATCCAATCGGCTCGTTCCTCGCGTTGGATACACGCGGGACACCAATGCGATTTCGCCCGCGCCCGCTCGAAGGGCTCGAGCCGAGCGTCAAGGAACCGCAACCGGGGCTGTTGCTTCTCGACGGCCAGCAGCGCCTCACTTCGCTGTACCACGCATTTAAGGGCGACGGCATCGTCCCGACCGTAGACTTCCTTGGTCGACGCATTCACCGCCAGTTCTTTGTGGATGTGCGGATGGCCGTCTCTGCCGATCCAATGCCGGTTGAAGCAGTCTTCGCTGTTGACGAAGAAGGCCAGATCCGTTCGCACTTTGGACCGGATATTCCGGAGGGCATCCGGAACCGGGAGGACATGCTGAAGCACGGTGTCGTGCCGGTGTCGCTGTTGCTCTGGAAAGAGGGCAATGACCTGCTTTTAGACATGGCGGCGGATGCCGAGGATCATGAAATGCGCGACGCGGTCAAGCTCTTCCTGAACGAAGTCATGCGCTGGATGCCGGCCTACGATGTTCCAGTGATCCGCATTGACCGGGAGACCTCGCAGATTGGCGTTGGCCAAATCTTCGCCCACGCAAACTCGGCGGGTGTCCAGATGGATGTTTTCGAGTTGCTGACGGCCATGTTTGCTACGCAAGATCCTGACTTTTTGCTTGCTGAGCATTGGCGGGGCGTCGAAAAGCAGTTGCGCGAGTACCCAGCTTTGGATGACATTGGGCGCATTGAATTCCTCCGTGCGATGTCACTTTTGCTGACGAGTCGGCATGGACACGCTGTTGGACACCGCGGCGACATCTTGAACCTTTCCCTCGATGACTACCGCCAGCATGCGCAAGAAATGGCGGATGCGTTTAAGGCGGCGGCTGAGTTTATGGCTGAGCGTTGTATTCTCAGCGTGGATCAGGTCCCGTACACCTCGCAGATTGTGCCACTGGCTACGATTTTGGCGCGTTTGGCAGAGCATCCGCAGTGGGACCGTAGCCAGGAGTCGAAGGACCGTCTCAACCGCTGGTACTGGTCGGGGGTGTTTGGAGAGCTCTACGGTGCGCACGCACCGACGATCCGTGCGGGCCTCGACGTTACCGAGGTCACCCCGTGGGTGCTGCAAGAGACTGACGCGACGCCACGTACAGTGTCGGACGCCACGTTCTCGGAGTCTCGTTTGCTTACGGCGACGGAGGAAAGCGGTGTCTACCGCGGACTGTACGCACTGCTGATGGCACGCGGCGCGCTCGACTGGAGGACAGGAAAGCCGTTCAACCGGGAGACGTTTGCGGAGCTGCAGCCGTACTTCAACACTGTGTTCCCACCTGCGTTTTGTGATGACATTGGCGCTGACCCAGTCGTTGCACAGTCGGTGCTCAACCGCACGCCGATGGGTAAGCGCACGGATGTGCTGATTGAGGACAATCAGCCGAAGCGCTACATTCCGCGCCTGCAGTCGAAGTCGCTCATGGACGACGACGAGTTTGATGAAGTCCTCGAAGGCCATGAGATGACGCCAATTTTCTTGCTGAACTCTCAGTGGACGGAGTTCTTGGCGGATCGTCGCGAACGTTTCGTCGGGATTGTCGAGTATGCGCTTGATAAGGCCGTGATCCGCGATATTGATGGCCCACTTGAGTCAGAGGTTGATTTCTCTGAAGAGCCCGAGCCAGAAGTAGAACCTGCACCAGCTGCTGAAGAGCCTGAGTTTGAGGCGCCAGAAGTTGAGCAGGAAGAGCCGGAAGGCGAAGAGGATTAA
- the serA gene encoding phosphoglycerate dehydrogenase has translation MSKPVVLIADKLSQSTVDALGDAVEVQWVDGPNREALLAAVPAADALLVRSATTVDREVIEAGANLKIIGRAGVGLDNVDIPAATEHGVMVANAPTSNIHSACEHAIALLLSTARQIPAADSTLRNGEWKRSAFKGTEIFGKTVGIVGFGHIGQLFAHRLSAFETTIVAYDPYANPARAAQMGVELVELEELMARADFVTIHLPKTKETAGMFNAELLSKAKPGQIIINAARGGLVDEQALADAIKSGHIRGAGFDVYATEPCTDSPLFELEEVVVTPHLGASTAEAQDRAGTDVADSVLKALAGEFVADAVNVAGGNAGEEVARWLDLSRKLGLLAGKLLEEAPVSLKVTARGELSTEEVNLLGLSAVRGLFSGIVDEPVTFVNAPAIAEARGLSYTVETETEALTHRSALEVQAVGAEGQTATVTGALTSLEGVEKIVRINGRGVDMRAEGRNLFFRYTDVPGALGKVGSQLGAHDINIDAAALTRTTKGDGAVLILRVDKEVPEQLEEQIAQSIDATSIQLDLDS, from the coding sequence ATGTCGAAACCTGTTGTCCTCATCGCCGATAAACTTTCCCAGTCAACCGTTGACGCACTTGGCGACGCGGTGGAAGTCCAGTGGGTAGATGGCCCAAACCGTGAGGCGCTGCTCGCGGCAGTCCCCGCCGCGGACGCGCTGCTTGTTCGCTCAGCAACGACGGTCGATCGTGAGGTGATCGAAGCAGGTGCAAACCTTAAGATTATCGGCCGTGCTGGTGTCGGTCTTGACAACGTTGATATTCCGGCGGCAACCGAGCACGGTGTGATGGTTGCTAACGCCCCGACCTCGAATATTCACTCAGCCTGTGAGCACGCAATCGCATTGCTGCTTTCTACCGCTCGCCAGATTCCGGCAGCTGATTCCACGCTGCGTAATGGTGAGTGGAAGCGCTCGGCGTTTAAAGGCACCGAGATCTTCGGCAAGACCGTAGGCATTGTCGGCTTCGGGCACATTGGCCAGCTGTTCGCGCACCGTCTGTCTGCGTTCGAAACCACGATCGTCGCATACGACCCTTACGCGAACCCTGCGCGTGCAGCGCAGATGGGTGTCGAGCTCGTCGAGCTCGAGGAGCTGATGGCTCGTGCAGATTTTGTGACGATCCACTTGCCGAAGACGAAAGAAACTGCAGGCATGTTCAATGCGGAGCTGCTTTCGAAGGCCAAGCCGGGACAGATCATTATCAATGCGGCCCGCGGTGGCCTCGTTGATGAGCAGGCGCTTGCCGACGCCATCAAGTCTGGCCACATTCGTGGTGCAGGTTTCGACGTGTATGCAACCGAGCCGTGCACGGATTCGCCGCTGTTTGAACTCGAAGAGGTCGTCGTAACGCCGCACCTTGGCGCATCTACGGCTGAGGCGCAGGACCGCGCGGGTACTGACGTTGCGGATTCTGTGTTGAAGGCACTGGCCGGCGAGTTCGTCGCTGATGCTGTCAACGTTGCTGGTGGCAACGCGGGCGAGGAGGTAGCTCGTTGGCTCGACTTGTCGCGCAAGCTTGGGCTGCTTGCAGGCAAGCTACTGGAAGAGGCTCCGGTATCGCTGAAGGTGACGGCTCGCGGTGAGCTGTCCACGGAGGAAGTCAACCTGTTGGGCCTGTCTGCTGTGCGCGGTCTGTTCTCGGGCATCGTCGATGAGCCTGTGACGTTTGTGAACGCACCTGCTATCGCTGAGGCCCGCGGATTGAGCTATACGGTCGAGACAGAGACTGAAGCACTGACGCACCGCAGCGCGCTCGAGGTCCAGGCCGTTGGGGCAGAAGGGCAGACCGCTACGGTGACTGGCGCGCTGACGAGCCTGGAGGGCGTTGAGAAGATCGTTCGCATCAATGGTCGCGGTGTAGACATGCGTGCGGAAGGCCGCAACTTGTTCTTCCGCTACACCGATGTCCCTGGAGCGCTCGGAAAGGTGGGTTCGCAGCTTGGTGCGCACGATATCAATATCGATGCTGCCGCGCTGACTCGCACCACGAAGGGCGACGGTGCGGTGCTTATCCTGCGCGTGGATAAGGAAGTTCCAGAGCAGCTCGAGGAGCAGATCGCGCAGTCTATCGACGCCACTTCGATCCAGCTCGATTTGGATTCCTAA
- a CDS encoding 3-isopropylmalate dehydrogenase — protein MKVAVIGGDGIGPEVMAEGLKVLNAVRSDVDTTDFDLGARRYLRNGELLTDGDLEALCEHDAILLGAVGDPRKVPAGVLERGLLLPLRFKLDHYVNLRPSRLYKSVTSPLARPGDIDFVVVREGTEGLYAGNGGTLREGTEHEVASEVSQNTYYGVERVVRYAFELAQQRRKKLTLVHKTNVLVNAGGLWQRVFDEVAQEFPEVTTNYHHIDAATIYMVSDPSQYDVIVTDNLFGDILTDLAGAVAGGVGLACSGNINAAKVTPSMFEPVHGSAPDIAGQGIADPCAMILSVAMMLRFLGDEDNAQKIEAAVEKEVTGREGADIVTTEVGDRIAAALR, from the coding sequence ATGAAGGTTGCTGTTATTGGTGGGGACGGCATCGGCCCTGAAGTGATGGCAGAGGGGCTCAAAGTTCTGAATGCTGTTCGCTCGGACGTAGATACCACGGATTTTGACCTCGGTGCGCGTCGATACCTGCGTAACGGCGAGCTGCTCACGGACGGTGACCTCGAGGCGCTGTGTGAACATGACGCAATCCTGCTCGGCGCAGTCGGGGACCCGCGAAAGGTTCCCGCTGGTGTGCTTGAGCGCGGGCTCCTGTTGCCACTGCGCTTCAAGCTGGATCACTATGTCAACCTGCGCCCGTCGCGCTTGTACAAGAGTGTGACCTCGCCGCTGGCACGGCCGGGTGACATTGACTTTGTAGTTGTCCGCGAGGGAACCGAGGGGCTCTATGCCGGCAATGGTGGCACGCTGCGCGAAGGTACCGAGCATGAGGTTGCCTCCGAAGTTTCTCAAAACACCTATTACGGTGTTGAGCGCGTCGTGCGCTACGCCTTTGAGCTTGCTCAGCAGCGCCGCAAGAAGTTGACTCTTGTGCACAAGACGAACGTCCTGGTCAACGCTGGTGGTTTGTGGCAGCGAGTCTTCGACGAGGTCGCGCAGGAGTTCCCAGAGGTGACCACGAACTACCACCACATCGACGCGGCGACTATTTACATGGTCAGCGACCCTTCGCAGTACGACGTCATTGTGACGGATAACCTGTTCGGCGATATTTTGACTGACTTGGCCGGCGCAGTTGCAGGTGGTGTGGGCCTTGCGTGCTCGGGCAATATCAACGCGGCAAAGGTCACGCCTTCGATGTTTGAGCCAGTCCACGGTTCTGCACCGGATATTGCAGGTCAGGGGATCGCCGACCCGTGCGCGATGATTCTCTCCGTCGCGATGATGCTGCGCTTCCTCGGCGATGAAGACAATGCCCAGAAAATTGAAGCGGCCGTGGAAAAGGAAGTGACGGGCCGCGAAGGGGCTGACATTGTGACGACTGAGGTTGGCGACCGGATTGCTGCCGCGCTGAGGTAA
- a CDS encoding cell wall-binding repeat-containing protein: MASTRHRVGSVIVALGVATASLSACATGDAEKGAQGAQALEMSGAEVIQDPDGTGAEVSKRLYPASDAVVVAGKERESQLLGAAIALERGIPLLVRWPGTDETVDVEIQRLGATEVITPSEEAGVEPLQSDNPERDIATVAATQPQQPGALTLPPVLVTEETSLGAAVSARAAGAELEVLQFPDPRITSDAMRTVLEQDTLALGLQWGNTEMYRDKITLATHGELPGGGGLVFPGRRMIALYGHPSGPALGVMGEQPPAEAAQLATSYAQQYQPLDGQPVIPAFEIIVTVASQSPGPDGDYSNETAIEDLVPYIDAITEAGGYAVLDLQPGQGDFLHQARLYEELLLRPNVGLALDAEWKLNPGEQPLSRIGSATSGEINAVADWLAALVREHKLPQKMLILHQFRLDMYPDRENIRTDQPELAWVLHADGHGVPEQKFDTWNVLRQGLSPDYFMAWKNFIDEDTPTFSPEQTYNDVQPRPWFVSYQ, translated from the coding sequence ATGGCTTCGACCCGGCATCGTGTTGGCAGCGTCATCGTTGCGCTCGGTGTCGCAACGGCAAGCTTGAGTGCGTGCGCAACTGGCGACGCCGAAAAAGGAGCGCAGGGCGCGCAAGCCTTGGAGATGTCCGGTGCCGAGGTTATTCAAGACCCAGACGGTACCGGCGCGGAAGTTTCGAAGCGGTTGTATCCAGCGTCGGACGCTGTGGTTGTCGCGGGTAAGGAGCGGGAGTCGCAACTGCTTGGTGCGGCAATCGCCCTGGAACGTGGCATCCCTTTGTTAGTGCGTTGGCCAGGTACAGACGAGACTGTTGATGTAGAGATTCAACGTCTAGGCGCCACCGAAGTCATCACGCCATCAGAGGAAGCGGGCGTGGAGCCGCTGCAAAGCGACAACCCTGAGCGTGATATCGCCACAGTTGCGGCTACGCAGCCACAGCAACCTGGGGCACTCACACTGCCACCGGTCCTGGTGACGGAGGAGACGTCGCTTGGAGCCGCCGTGTCCGCGCGTGCAGCAGGTGCGGAACTCGAAGTCTTGCAGTTCCCGGATCCACGTATCACCTCAGACGCTATGCGCACAGTGTTGGAGCAAGACACGCTCGCCCTTGGACTGCAATGGGGCAACACCGAAATGTACCGGGACAAGATCACGCTCGCGACCCACGGTGAATTACCTGGAGGTGGCGGTCTTGTCTTTCCCGGACGGCGCATGATTGCGCTGTACGGGCACCCGTCGGGCCCAGCACTCGGCGTTATGGGGGAGCAGCCTCCGGCTGAAGCGGCGCAGCTAGCAACATCGTATGCGCAACAGTACCAACCGTTGGACGGGCAGCCGGTGATCCCTGCGTTCGAGATTATTGTCACGGTGGCTTCGCAATCTCCCGGCCCTGACGGCGACTACTCCAACGAGACAGCGATCGAGGACCTCGTACCGTACATCGATGCGATCACTGAGGCTGGTGGCTACGCGGTGCTCGACCTCCAGCCCGGTCAGGGTGATTTCCTTCACCAGGCTCGACTCTACGAAGAGCTCCTGCTTCGGCCGAACGTGGGGTTGGCCCTCGATGCCGAGTGGAAGCTGAATCCCGGCGAGCAGCCATTGTCGCGTATCGGGTCGGCAACCTCGGGCGAGATTAATGCTGTTGCTGATTGGCTTGCGGCCCTCGTTCGAGAGCACAAACTGCCACAAAAGATGCTCATCCTGCACCAGTTCAGGCTGGACATGTACCCGGATCGTGAAAATATCCGCACTGACCAGCCGGAATTGGCGTGGGTGCTCCATGCGGACGGCCACGGCGTGCCGGAGCAGAAGTTTGATACCTGGAACGTCCTGCGTCAAGGTTTGAGTCCTGATTACTTCATGGCGTGGAAGAACTTTATCGACGAGGACACCCCAACCTTTAGCCCGGAGCAGACATACAACGACGTCCAACCTCGGCCGTGGTTCGTGAGCTACCAATAA
- a CDS encoding fumarylacetoacetate hydrolase family protein has translation MRFGRIATPEGMTFAVIDEAATTARAIAGTPFTDPEFTGKEWKLEEVRLLAPTLPSKIVAVGRNYADHVKEVFQQTADDLPPTIFIKPPTAVVGPGALIRIPKFATRVEFEGELALVIGVPCKNVKADQWKSVVRGVTIINDVSSRDLQFSDGQWARAKGMDTFAPLGPWIETDLERFNFDSLPIKAHLTHEGETATKQDSNSDQMIKSIGEIVEWVSESFTLLPGDVIATGSPAGTAEMVPGDVIEIEIPGIGSLTNPVARA, from the coding sequence ATGCGTTTTGGACGAATTGCTACACCCGAAGGCATGACCTTCGCTGTCATTGATGAAGCGGCGACGACCGCGCGTGCTATTGCTGGTACGCCATTCACCGACCCTGAGTTCACCGGCAAAGAGTGGAAGCTTGAAGAGGTGAGGCTGCTTGCACCGACGTTGCCGTCGAAAATTGTGGCAGTCGGCCGCAACTACGCGGACCACGTCAAGGAAGTCTTTCAACAGACCGCGGATGATTTGCCGCCGACGATTTTCATCAAACCGCCGACAGCAGTTGTCGGTCCCGGCGCGCTAATTCGCATCCCCAAGTTCGCTACCCGCGTTGAGTTCGAGGGAGAGCTTGCACTCGTCATCGGCGTGCCGTGTAAGAACGTGAAAGCGGACCAGTGGAAGTCGGTAGTGCGTGGTGTCACCATTATTAACGACGTCAGCTCGCGTGATCTCCAGTTCTCCGATGGGCAGTGGGCACGCGCGAAGGGCATGGATACCTTCGCTCCGCTAGGGCCATGGATTGAGACAGATCTTGAGCGCTTCAATTTTGATTCGCTGCCGATCAAGGCGCACCTCACACATGAGGGGGAGACTGCGACAAAGCAGGATTCCAACTCGGACCAGATGATTAAGTCGATCGGCGAAATCGTCGAGTGGGTCAGCGAGTCATTCACGTTGCTTCCGGGCGATGTCATCGCAACTGGCTCACCTGCGGGGACCGCGGAAATGGTCCCGGGCGACGTGATTGAGATTGAGATCCCAGGTATCGGCTCGCTGACTAACCCGGTGGCGCGCGCCTAG
- a CDS encoding isochorismate synthase, protein MCSARPTTAPDFLLSRSTGSVRTQGANQTFSDAWKAIDALESGDVEMVVGALPFDKDTPAALTVPESIVRESGTLEPHPYYRVGPGSKLHASLIDVDPTPEEHLRRVEAAVSTIQGSMLDKVVLARAVDIAFDPPVDPRLVAARLIDLSYTRDGFIADLTPSGRVGHFFVGSSPEVLVRRKGNIVSSYPLAGSAARVPHDPAADEANGQALFASAKDRDEHAYVVEHIREILAPLCSQLDIPDGPQLDKTSEMWHLATPIRGVLKDPAPTALDLALRLYPTPAVCGTPQAAAEALITTAETDRGFYAGTVGYTDKSGDGEYMVAIRCAEVNAAGTQARAWAGGGLVADSVPQDELDETTAKLRTIMRALGL, encoded by the coding sequence ATGTGTTCAGCCCGCCCCACCACTGCGCCCGACTTCCTGCTTTCCCGAAGCACCGGTTCAGTGCGCACGCAAGGTGCCAATCAAACGTTCTCAGACGCATGGAAAGCTATCGACGCCCTCGAGTCCGGCGACGTCGAGATGGTGGTAGGCGCTCTCCCATTCGATAAAGACACGCCCGCGGCGCTGACAGTGCCCGAATCCATAGTCCGGGAATCTGGCACGCTCGAGCCTCATCCTTACTATCGAGTCGGCCCAGGCTCAAAGCTGCACGCGTCGCTTATCGACGTCGATCCCACCCCGGAAGAACACCTGCGCCGGGTTGAAGCAGCGGTCTCCACGATCCAGGGGTCCATGTTGGACAAGGTGGTCCTTGCTCGTGCAGTGGACATCGCATTCGATCCACCCGTCGATCCTCGCCTGGTCGCCGCGCGCCTGATTGACCTTTCTTATACCCGCGACGGGTTCATCGCAGACCTCACACCGAGCGGGCGTGTCGGCCACTTCTTCGTGGGCTCATCACCTGAGGTTTTGGTGCGCCGCAAAGGCAATATCGTGAGTTCGTATCCGCTAGCAGGATCAGCTGCCCGTGTCCCACACGACCCTGCGGCTGATGAGGCGAATGGTCAGGCACTCTTTGCTTCCGCCAAGGATCGCGACGAGCACGCGTACGTGGTCGAGCACATCCGCGAGATTCTGGCGCCACTGTGTTCCCAACTCGACATTCCAGACGGACCACAACTGGATAAGACTTCAGAAATGTGGCATCTTGCCACCCCAATCCGCGGCGTTCTGAAAGACCCTGCGCCAACAGCGCTCGACCTTGCGCTTCGCCTCTACCCCACCCCAGCTGTTTGCGGTACCCCGCAAGCCGCGGCGGAGGCGCTCATCACCACCGCAGAGACCGACCGAGGGTTCTATGCTGGCACCGTCGGCTATACCGACAAGAGCGGCGATGGCGAATACATGGTTGCGATCCGCTGCGCGGAGGTCAACGCCGCGGGCACTCAGGCTCGCGCCTGGGCTGGCGGCGGGCTCGTCGCAGATTCCGTCCCGCAAGATGAGCTCGACGAGACCACAGCCAAACTGCGCACCATCATGCGTGCGCTCGGCCTTTAG